From the genome of Homalodisca vitripennis isolate AUS2020 chromosome 8, UT_GWSS_2.1, whole genome shotgun sequence, one region includes:
- the LOC124368168 gene encoding uncharacterized protein LOC124368168, with translation MNELRAFRQEIKEANCDFRRQLETYSEWIVDNGKKIEEVNKKVNALVKDVELLLQENTNLKKNIIELTDRVNNLEQTLRDKVVEIHGVPAKKGENLISVVEKMSTVINFNFDPTMIDNCYRYKIATGEAGRSGGIVVKFTRKMDMLEFLAKRRQKRNLNSRDLGFMDGEVTPMYVNESLTPAKRKLLNAARVIKKEKQFTFLWVKNGRIFMRKTEGERFVIIDSEKELGKLE, from the coding sequence ATGAATGAGTTGCGGGCTTTTAGGCAAGAGATAAAAGAGGCAAACTGTGATTTTCGTCGGCAATTGGAGACTTATTCGGAGTGGATCGTGGACAACGGTAAAAAGATCGAAgaggtaaataaaaaagtaaatgccCTTGTGAAAGATGTGGAATTGTTACTTCAGGAAAACACTAActtgaaaaagaatataatagAATTAACCGATCGAGTAAACAATTTGGAACAAACTCTGAGAGACAAGGTTGTAGAAATACACGGAGTACCTGCAAAAAAAGGCGAAAATTTGATCAGTGTGGTTGAAAAAATGTCAACGGtgattaatttcaattttgatcCGACAATGATTGACAACTGCTACCGATATAAAATTGCGACTGGCGAAGCTGGAAGATCTGGAGGTATAGTTGTGAAGTTCACACGGAAGATGGACATGTTGGAGTTTCTGGCTAAAAGAAGACAGAAGAGGAACTTGAACTCACGGGACTTGGGTTTCATGGACGGTGAGGTAACACCAATGTACGTGAATGAAAGTCTAACACCAGCTAAGAGGAAACTTCTGAATGCGGCGCGCGTCATCAAGAAAGAAaaacagttcaccttcctgtggGTTAAGAATGGCCGGATCTTCATGAGAAAAACTGAAGGAGAGCGCTTTGTCATCATCGACAGTGAGAAGGAACTCGGTAAGCTTGAATGA